One Salipiger sp. H15 DNA segment encodes these proteins:
- the iolC gene encoding 5-dehydro-2-deoxygluconokinase — protein sequence MSKSLDVITIGRAGVDFYGAQIGGRLEDMGSFEKYIGGSPTNIACGTARLGMKSALISRVGNEHMGRFILEQLAREGVETRGVKTDPERLTALVILGIRDREQFPLIFYRENCADMALCEEDIDEAFIASARAVVPTGTHLSHANTRAAVLKALALAKKHGARTALDIDYRPNLWGVLGHGDGESRFAESAEVTAQLQSTLHLFDLIVGTEEEFHIAGGSTDTLEALRNVRRVSEAVLVCKRGPMGATAFEGAIPDSLDDGQTGPGFPIEVFNVLGAGDGFMSGLLKGWLDGEDWPTTLKYANACGAFAVSRHGCTPAYPSWEELQYFFERGIQRRDLRNDAALEQVHWATNRKGDWLTMRVFAFDHRSQMEEMAGACPEKIGAFKQLCLRAAQEVAGGQGGFGILCDGRLGREALYRAEGTGLWIGRPVEWPGSRPLMLEPELGPDIGGLREWPRDQVVKCLCFCHPEDDAATWAAQEETVLRLFTAARRSGLEFLLEVIPSKVGPVNDETTAQVIRRFYALGICPDWWKLEPFRSEAAWAKAVAAIEENDPRTRGIVVLGLDAPEEELAESFALAARQPLVKGFAVGRTIFGDAARAWMGGAISDGEAVEQMAARYARLCALWDRARAGAREVAA from the coding sequence ATGAGCAAGAGTTTGGACGTGATCACCATCGGGCGCGCGGGCGTGGATTTCTACGGCGCGCAGATCGGCGGCCGGCTGGAGGACATGGGCAGCTTCGAGAAGTACATCGGCGGCTCGCCCACCAACATTGCCTGCGGCACCGCGCGGCTCGGGATGAAATCGGCACTGATCTCCCGCGTTGGGAACGAGCACATGGGGCGCTTCATCCTCGAGCAGCTTGCCCGCGAGGGGGTCGAGACGCGCGGCGTCAAGACCGACCCCGAGCGGCTGACCGCGCTGGTCATCCTCGGCATCCGCGACCGCGAGCAGTTCCCGCTGATCTTTTACCGCGAGAACTGCGCCGACATGGCGCTCTGCGAGGAGGACATCGACGAGGCGTTCATCGCCTCCGCGCGGGCGGTCGTGCCGACGGGCACGCACCTCAGCCACGCGAACACCCGCGCGGCGGTGCTGAAGGCGCTGGCGCTTGCCAAGAAGCACGGCGCGCGGACCGCGCTCGACATCGACTACCGCCCGAACCTCTGGGGCGTGCTCGGCCACGGCGACGGCGAGAGCCGCTTTGCCGAGAGCGCCGAGGTCACCGCGCAGCTGCAATCCACGCTGCACCTCTTCGACCTGATCGTCGGCACCGAGGAGGAGTTCCACATCGCCGGCGGCTCGACCGACACGCTCGAGGCGCTGCGCAACGTGCGCAGGGTCTCGGAGGCGGTGCTGGTCTGCAAGCGCGGACCGATGGGCGCGACGGCCTTCGAGGGCGCGATCCCGGACAGCCTCGATGACGGTCAGACCGGGCCGGGTTTCCCGATCGAGGTGTTCAACGTGCTGGGGGCCGGCGACGGGTTCATGTCGGGCTTGCTGAAGGGCTGGCTCGATGGCGAGGACTGGCCGACGACGCTGAAATACGCCAACGCCTGCGGCGCTTTCGCCGTCTCGCGCCACGGCTGCACCCCGGCTTACCCGAGCTGGGAGGAACTGCAGTATTTCTTCGAGCGCGGCATCCAGCGAAGGGACCTGCGCAACGACGCCGCGCTCGAGCAGGTGCATTGGGCGACGAACCGCAAGGGCGACTGGTTGACCATGCGCGTCTTCGCCTTCGACCACCGCAGCCAGATGGAAGAGATGGCCGGCGCATGCCCCGAGAAGATCGGCGCTTTCAAGCAGCTCTGCCTGCGGGCGGCGCAGGAGGTGGCGGGCGGGCAGGGGGGCTTCGGCATCCTCTGCGACGGGCGGCTCGGACGCGAGGCGCTCTACCGCGCCGAGGGCACAGGGCTCTGGATCGGCCGCCCGGTGGAATGGCCCGGCTCGCGGCCGCTGATGCTCGAGCCCGAACTGGGCCCGGACATTGGCGGGCTCAGGGAATGGCCGCGGGATCAGGTGGTGAAGTGCCTGTGCTTCTGCCACCCCGAGGACGATGCCGCGACCTGGGCCGCGCAGGAGGAGACAGTGCTGCGGCTCTTCACCGCCGCGCGGCGGAGCGGGCTGGAGTTCCTGCTGGAGGTGATCCCCTCGAAGGTCGGCCCTGTGAACGACGAGACCACGGCGCAGGTGATCCGCCGCTTCTACGCGCTCGGCATCTGCCCTGACTGGTGGAAGCTCGAGCCGTTCCGCAGCGAGGCGGCCTGGGCCAAGGCCGTGGCGGCGATCGAGGAGAACGACCCGCGCACCCGCGGCATCGTGGTGCTGGGTCTCGACGCGCCGGAGGAGGAGCTGGCCGAGAGCTTCGCGCTCGCCGCGCGCCAGCCGCTCGTGAAGGGCTTTGCCGTGGGCCGGACGATTTTCGGCGACGCGGCGCGGGCCTGGATGGGCGGCGCGATCTCGGATGGCGAGGCGGTGGAGCAGATGGCGGCGCGCTACGCCCGGCTCTGCGCGCTCTGGGACCGGGCGCGGGCCGGGGCGCGGGAGGTGGCGGCATGA
- a CDS encoding sugar ABC transporter substrate-binding protein, whose protein sequence is MKKLLISTALVLSVAGAAQAETIGVSMALFDDNFLTVLRNGMIAKAESMEGVDIQVEDAQNDVAKQLDQINNFVASGVDAIIVNPVDTSATEAMTNAASAGGVPLVFVNREPINVDTLPDNQAFVASDERESGTLETKEVCRLLADKGKDTAQIYVMMGELSNQAAVQRTKDIHDVMASGDCGVTLEIIDEQTANWSRDEAQDLMTNWLSTGTPFDALISNNDEMAIGAIQAMKAAGISMEEVIVGGVDATQDALAAMGAGDLDVTVFQDAAGQGGGALDAALKLAKGEEVAQKVYIPFQLVTPETRDQYLAKN, encoded by the coding sequence ATGAAGAAGCTTCTTATCTCGACGGCCCTCGTCCTGTCCGTGGCGGGTGCCGCGCAGGCCGAGACGATTGGTGTCTCGATGGCGCTGTTCGACGACAATTTCCTGACCGTGCTGCGCAACGGGATGATCGCCAAGGCCGAGTCCATGGAGGGCGTCGACATCCAGGTCGAGGACGCGCAGAACGACGTGGCCAAGCAGCTCGACCAGATCAACAACTTCGTGGCCTCGGGGGTCGACGCGATCATCGTCAACCCGGTCGACACCTCGGCCACCGAGGCGATGACCAACGCGGCCTCGGCCGGCGGCGTACCGCTGGTCTTCGTCAACCGCGAGCCGATCAACGTCGATACGCTGCCCGACAACCAGGCCTTCGTCGCCTCGGACGAGCGCGAGAGCGGCACGCTCGAGACCAAGGAGGTCTGCCGCCTGCTCGCCGACAAGGGCAAGGACACGGCGCAGATCTACGTGATGATGGGCGAGCTGTCGAACCAGGCGGCGGTGCAGCGGACCAAGGACATCCATGACGTGATGGCCTCGGGCGACTGCGGCGTGACGCTCGAGATCATCGACGAGCAGACCGCCAACTGGAGCCGCGACGAGGCGCAGGACCTGATGACCAACTGGCTGTCCACCGGCACGCCCTTCGATGCGCTGATCTCGAACAACGACGAGATGGCGATCGGCGCGATCCAGGCGATGAAGGCGGCGGGCATCTCGATGGAAGAGGTGATCGTCGGCGGGGTCGATGCGACGCAGGACGCGCTGGCGGCGATGGGCGCGGGCGATCTCGACGTGACCGTGTTCCAGGACGCGGCGGGGCAGGGCGGCGGCGCGCTCGACGCGGCGCTGAAGCTCGCCAAGGGCGAGGAGGTGGCGCAGAAGGTCTATATCCCCTTCCAGCTCGTCACCCCCGAGACCCGCGACCAGTACCTTGCGAAGAACTGA
- a CDS encoding sugar phosphate isomerase/epimerase, whose amino-acid sequence MKIALDPFMHRHLSLEALPSKVAELGYDWIELSPRGDFLEWFKAPRVFPGRVRTFKRALSDAKVGIASLLPMYRWASNDEDERRAAVKHWRRAIEIAVELGVDTMNSEFGRGPHPDKGSCYCCHTGSMIEACEDAWWRSMEELVPVFEREGITLHIEPHPEDWVETLQPSVDLIRTVNSPRVRFLYCCPHTFYFGDDTVAMLRDCADVLAHVHIADTFNHKASSGLRYILNPPGTQARVHQHLNIGQGEVPWDDFYRTLAEIGFDGIMTACVFAWEDRADESGRFMRAEMQRLIDKHFK is encoded by the coding sequence ATGAAGATCGCCCTCGACCCCTTCATGCACCGCCATCTCAGTCTCGAAGCGCTGCCGTCCAAGGTGGCCGAGCTGGGGTATGACTGGATCGAACTCAGCCCGCGCGGGGATTTCCTCGAATGGTTCAAGGCGCCGCGGGTGTTCCCGGGCCGGGTCAGGACGTTCAAACGAGCGCTCTCGGACGCGAAGGTCGGCATCGCCTCGCTGCTGCCGATGTACCGCTGGGCCAGCAACGACGAGGACGAGCGCCGCGCCGCCGTGAAGCACTGGCGCCGCGCCATCGAGATCGCCGTCGAGCTGGGCGTCGACACGATGAACAGCGAGTTCGGCCGCGGCCCGCATCCGGACAAGGGCAGCTGCTACTGCTGCCACACAGGGTCGATGATCGAGGCCTGCGAGGACGCCTGGTGGCGCTCGATGGAGGAACTTGTCCCGGTCTTCGAGCGCGAGGGCATCACCCTGCACATCGAGCCGCACCCCGAGGACTGGGTCGAGACGCTGCAGCCCTCGGTCGATCTCATCCGCACGGTGAACAGCCCGCGGGTCAGGTTCCTCTACTGCTGCCCGCACACCTTCTATTTCGGCGACGACACCGTGGCGATGCTGCGCGACTGCGCCGACGTGCTCGCGCATGTGCACATCGCCGACACGTTCAACCACAAGGCCAGCTCTGGCCTGCGCTACATTCTCAACCCGCCGGGCACCCAGGCGCGGGTGCACCAGCACCTGAACATCGGCCAGGGCGAGGTGCCGTGGGACGACTTCTACCGGACGCTGGCCGAGATCGGCTTCGACGGGATCATGACCGCCTGCGTCTTCGCCTGGGAGGACAGGGCCGACGAGTCCGGCAGGTTCATGCGCGCGGAAATGCAGCGCCTTATCGACAAGCACTTCAAGTGA
- a CDS encoding aldolase: MSALSRLREQLCSHAETLYRQGLTHGSTGNISVRTPDGGLLVTPTGSSFLTLDPARLSRFDAEMRLVEGDAPTKEMPLHSAFYETRGKAGAIVHLHACHSVALSMMPDADSEDFLPPLTPYPVMKLGRVKLLPYFMPGDPAIGDAIRGLAGKRSAVMLANHGPVVAGKDLEGAVHAIEELEAGAKLAMMTRGLSPRMLDAAQVAALVARFDVEWQD, translated from the coding sequence ATGAGCGCGCTGTCGCGCCTGCGCGAGCAGCTCTGTTCCCATGCCGAGACGCTTTACAGGCAGGGGCTCACCCATGGCTCGACCGGCAACATCTCGGTGCGCACGCCGGATGGCGGGCTGCTGGTGACGCCGACCGGCTCGTCCTTCCTGACGCTGGACCCGGCGCGGCTCAGCCGCTTCGACGCGGAGATGCGGCTGGTCGAGGGCGACGCGCCCACCAAGGAGATGCCGCTGCACAGCGCCTTCTACGAGACGCGGGGCAAGGCCGGGGCGATCGTTCACCTGCACGCCTGCCATTCCGTCGCGCTCTCGATGATGCCCGACGCGGACAGCGAGGATTTCCTGCCGCCGCTGACGCCCTACCCGGTGATGAAGCTCGGGCGGGTGAAGCTGCTGCCCTATTTCATGCCCGGGGACCCTGCGATCGGCGACGCGATCCGCGGGCTGGCGGGCAAGCGCTCGGCGGTGATGCTGGCCAATCACGGCCCGGTGGTGGCGGGCAAGGATCTCGAGGGCGCGGTCCATGCCATCGAGGAGCTCGAGGCGGGGGCGAAGCTGGCGATGATGACCCGGGGGCTGTCGCCGCGGATGCTGGACGCGGCGCAGGTCGCCGCGCTGGTCGCGCGGTTCGACGTGGAATGGCAGGACTGA
- a CDS encoding ATP-binding cassette domain-containing protein translates to MSDIVLKTENLTKRYGGVHALEGADFEIRRGEAVAIMGDNGAGKSTFVRQITAVEQRTSGKIWFDGDYVEFKSPLEAREAGIETVFQNLALADHLNVPDNLFLGREMVRFRLGPFSILDYKGMRKATLEGLKKTGVKIPNINNTIQNMSGGQRQCVAIARTATFKSKLIIMDEPTAALGVQETAQVENILHTLKSQGEPVILISHNMRQVMDICDRIVVFRRGRIVANLRKHETDGQDVVAYITGAKTQEEFAGAA, encoded by the coding sequence ATGTCGGACATCGTTCTGAAAACCGAGAACCTGACCAAGCGCTACGGCGGGGTCCATGCCCTCGAGGGGGCCGATTTCGAAATCCGCCGGGGCGAGGCCGTGGCGATCATGGGAGACAACGGCGCGGGCAAGTCGACCTTCGTGCGCCAGATCACCGCGGTCGAGCAGCGCACCTCGGGCAAGATCTGGTTCGACGGCGACTACGTCGAGTTCAAGAGCCCGCTCGAGGCCCGCGAGGCCGGGATCGAGACCGTGTTCCAGAACCTCGCGCTGGCCGATCACCTCAACGTGCCGGACAACCTGTTCCTCGGCCGCGAGATGGTGCGCTTCCGGCTCGGGCCGTTCTCGATCCTCGACTACAAGGGGATGCGCAAGGCGACGCTGGAAGGGCTCAAGAAGACCGGGGTGAAGATCCCCAACATCAACAACACCATCCAGAACATGTCGGGCGGGCAGCGGCAGTGCGTCGCGATCGCCCGGACCGCCACCTTCAAGTCCAAGCTGATCATCATGGACGAGCCCACCGCCGCGCTTGGCGTGCAGGAGACCGCGCAGGTCGAGAACATCCTGCACACGCTGAAATCGCAGGGCGAGCCGGTGATCCTGATCAGCCACAACATGCGGCAGGTCATGGATATCTGCGACCGGATCGTGGTGTTCCGCCGCGGCCGCATCGTCGCCAACCTGCGCAAGCACGAGACCGACGGACAGGACGTGGTGGCCTACATCACCGGCGCCAAGACCCAGGAAGAATTCGCCGGCGCGGCGTAG
- a CDS encoding TIM barrel protein, producing MEFAINHICAPKLSVEEVFAMARRLGSTGVEIRNDIPDVMNNVAPDAVKAAAAAAGVEILSINALYPFNVWSGDLPERAERMADYARDCGAKALVLCPLNDGTPVPEAQLVEALRNLAPILRARGITGLVEPLGFPVSSLRRKADAIAAIEAAGGEDVFRLMHDTFHHTLAGETEIFPEWTGLVHISGVTDPGVAVEDMLDAHRVLVDAGDRLGNLPQIRALLAAGYDGPFSFEPFAEEVHALPDPEAALAESIAFVREGVVAKV from the coding sequence ATGGAGTTCGCGATCAACCACATCTGCGCGCCGAAGCTCTCGGTCGAGGAAGTCTTCGCCATGGCCAGGCGGCTCGGCTCCACCGGGGTCGAGATCCGCAACGACATCCCCGACGTGATGAACAATGTCGCGCCCGATGCGGTGAAAGCCGCGGCCGCGGCGGCGGGGGTCGAGATCCTGTCGATCAACGCGCTCTACCCGTTCAACGTCTGGTCGGGCGACCTGCCGGAGCGGGCCGAGAGGATGGCCGACTACGCCCGCGACTGCGGCGCGAAGGCGCTGGTGCTCTGCCCGCTCAACGACGGCACGCCGGTGCCCGAGGCGCAGCTCGTCGAGGCGCTGCGGAACCTCGCCCCGATCCTGCGCGCGCGCGGGATCACCGGGCTGGTCGAGCCGCTCGGTTTCCCGGTCTCCTCGCTGCGTCGCAAGGCGGATGCCATCGCAGCGATCGAGGCGGCGGGGGGCGAGGATGTCTTCCGGCTGATGCACGACACCTTCCACCACACCCTCGCCGGTGAGACCGAGATCTTCCCCGAATGGACCGGGCTCGTGCACATCTCCGGCGTGACCGATCCCGGCGTCGCGGTCGAGGACATGCTCGATGCGCACCGGGTACTGGTGGATGCGGGTGACCGACTCGGCAACCTGCCGCAGATCCGCGCGCTGCTGGCGGCGGGCTACGACGGCCCCTTCTCCTTCGAGCCCTTCGCCGAGGAGGTCCATGCGCTCCCGGACCCCGAAGCGGCGCTGGCCGAGAGCATCGCCTTCGTGCGCGAGGGCGTGGTGGCCAAGGTCTGA
- a CDS encoding Gfo/Idh/MocA family oxidoreductase, producing MTLKIGVIGTGMIGRDHTRRLQHVLAGAEVVALSDYNPEAARAVQAEFAPQATVYERGEDLIAAADVDAVLVCSTGSTHEAYVLAAIAAGKPCFCEKPLATTAEGAKRIVDAEVAGGKRLVQVGFMRRYDAGYVALKQAVETRTGAPIMVHAAHRNPTVPEQYVTPMAIHDTFVHEIDVFRWLLGDDYVSARVTFPRSCAATHANLRDPQIVTLTTAKGVVITTEIYVNCKYGYDIQCEVVGEEGIARLPEPMAIQMRLNATLQNAILTDWKDRFVASYDTELQDFIKAASAGTATGPTSWDGYMAAVTCDACVKAQESDGAAIAITNPERPALYA from the coding sequence ATGACTTTGAAAATCGGTGTCATCGGCACGGGGATGATCGGGCGCGATCACACGCGGCGGTTGCAGCATGTGCTGGCGGGGGCGGAGGTGGTCGCGCTCAGCGACTACAACCCCGAGGCTGCCCGCGCGGTGCAGGCCGAGTTCGCGCCGCAGGCCACGGTCTACGAGCGCGGCGAGGACCTGATCGCCGCGGCAGACGTCGACGCGGTGCTGGTCTGCTCGACCGGCTCCACGCACGAGGCCTATGTCCTTGCCGCCATCGCCGCCGGCAAGCCCTGCTTCTGCGAGAAACCCCTCGCCACCACCGCCGAGGGCGCCAAGCGCATCGTCGATGCCGAGGTGGCGGGTGGCAAGCGGCTGGTGCAGGTCGGCTTCATGCGCCGCTACGACGCGGGCTACGTCGCGCTCAAGCAGGCGGTCGAGACCCGCACCGGCGCGCCGATCATGGTCCATGCCGCGCACCGCAACCCGACCGTGCCCGAGCAATACGTGACCCCCATGGCGATCCACGACACCTTCGTGCACGAGATCGACGTGTTCCGCTGGTTGCTGGGGGACGACTACGTCTCGGCTCGCGTCACCTTCCCGCGCAGCTGCGCCGCCACCCACGCCAATCTGCGCGATCCGCAGATCGTCACGCTGACCACAGCCAAGGGCGTGGTGATCACCACCGAGATCTACGTGAACTGCAAGTACGGCTACGACATCCAGTGCGAGGTCGTCGGCGAGGAAGGCATCGCCCGGCTGCCCGAGCCCATGGCCATCCAGATGCGCCTCAACGCCACGCTTCAGAATGCGATCCTGACCGACTGGAAGGACCGCTTCGTCGCCAGCTACGACACCGAGCTGCAGGATTTCATCAAGGCCGCCTCGGCGGGCACCGCCACCGGCCCGACCTCCTGGGACGGCTACATGGCCGCCGTGACCTGCGACGCCTGCGTGAAGGCGCAGGAGAGCGATGGCGCCGCCATCGCCATCACCAACCCCGAGCGCCCCGCGCTCTACGCCTGA
- a CDS encoding LacI family DNA-binding transcriptional regulator has product MKRPTIADVAKTAGVSVATVDRVLSGRMKVRDETARKVQEAADAIGYHGANAIRQRIMTDLPELRLGVVLQKPRHTFYQDFQREFEEQARQVTTRNVRLEIRYAQSTRPQELAEILLSLKGRVHAVASTGIDHHEVTSAVLELRNAGVPTFSLLSDFAQGVRESYFGLNNLRVGRTAGWLISKIAPRPGKIGIFIGAHRYHGHELRETGLRSFIREYGRGFELLEAQINLETRDLTYDATCELLARHPDLVGLYVAGGGMEGAIAAFEECREPDSHALIVNELTPESYSGLQNGVVSIVFGTPLRQIVTDLLVLAGSTLDNGMAETPGQKFFAPRIYTPESLS; this is encoded by the coding sequence ATGAAACGCCCCACGATTGCCGATGTTGCCAAGACCGCCGGCGTGAGCGTCGCTACCGTCGACCGGGTGCTCAGCGGGCGGATGAAGGTGCGCGACGAGACCGCGCGCAAGGTGCAGGAGGCGGCCGACGCGATCGGCTACCACGGAGCGAACGCGATCCGGCAGCGGATCATGACCGACCTGCCGGAACTGCGGCTCGGCGTCGTGCTGCAGAAGCCGCGCCACACCTTCTACCAGGACTTCCAGCGCGAGTTCGAGGAGCAGGCGCGGCAGGTCACCACGCGCAACGTGCGGCTCGAGATCCGCTATGCCCAGTCGACCCGGCCGCAGGAACTGGCCGAGATCCTGCTCTCGCTCAAGGGCCGCGTGCACGCGGTGGCAAGCACCGGGATCGACCACCACGAGGTGACCTCGGCGGTGCTGGAGCTGCGCAACGCCGGGGTGCCGACCTTCTCGCTGCTGTCGGATTTCGCCCAGGGGGTGCGGGAAAGCTATTTCGGGCTCAACAACTTGCGGGTCGGGCGGACGGCCGGCTGGCTGATCTCGAAGATCGCGCCGAGGCCGGGGAAGATCGGCATCTTCATCGGCGCGCACCGCTACCACGGGCACGAGCTGCGCGAGACCGGGCTGCGCAGCTTCATCCGCGAATACGGGCGCGGCTTCGAACTGCTCGAGGCGCAGATCAACCTCGAGACGCGCGACCTGACCTATGACGCGACCTGCGAGCTGCTGGCGCGGCACCCCGATCTTGTCGGGCTCTACGTCGCGGGCGGCGGCATGGAGGGCGCGATCGCCGCCTTCGAGGAATGCCGCGAGCCCGACAGCCACGCGCTCATCGTCAACGAGCTGACGCCGGAATCCTACAGCGGGTTGCAGAACGGCGTGGTCTCGATCGTCTTCGGCACGCCGCTGCGGCAGATCGTGACCGACCTGCTGGTGCTGGCGGGAAGCACGCTGGACAATGGCATGGCGGAAACCCCGGGGCAGAAATTCTTCGCCCCAAGGATCTACACGCCGGAATCCCTCTCCTGA
- a CDS encoding ABC transporter permease, giving the protein MTDTTHGIGGLTFDPKKRALPPELGVALALVLIVAIFEVLGRLFMHDSFLFNTRDNVDAIFNTARLKIIILQVSIIGIIAIGVTQVIISGGIDLSSGSVVGATAMIAMSFAQAGTVYGAENTRAVFFAQGWVDLPIVVPLLVGLACGLLAGVINGLFIAYTRIPPFIATLGMMVTARGIAKWWTKGQPVSFPTESYASLGAGMTPVLIFAGVAILFGLALKYTVYGKHTYAIGSSESAARMSGIKVARHKVLVYTIAGVLSALAAIVLSSKNLTAQSGMGVMYELDAIAMAVIGGISLQGGRGSVLGTVLGALIFGVIISGFTFLKLDAYYQEMVKGAIIVGAVVLDQWRQSRHSDRI; this is encoded by the coding sequence ATGACTGACACGACGCACGGCATTGGCGGCCTGACCTTCGACCCGAAGAAGCGCGCCCTGCCGCCGGAACTTGGCGTGGCGCTGGCACTGGTCCTGATCGTCGCGATCTTCGAGGTTCTCGGGAGGCTGTTCATGCACGACAGCTTCCTGTTCAACACCCGCGACAACGTCGACGCGATCTTCAACACGGCGCGGCTCAAGATCATCATCCTGCAGGTCTCGATCATCGGCATCATCGCCATCGGCGTGACCCAGGTGATCATCTCGGGCGGGATCGACCTCAGCTCGGGCTCGGTGGTGGGCGCGACGGCGATGATCGCGATGAGCTTCGCGCAGGCGGGCACGGTCTACGGCGCCGAGAACACCCGCGCGGTCTTCTTCGCGCAGGGCTGGGTGGATCTGCCGATCGTGGTGCCGCTACTGGTGGGGCTGGCCTGCGGGCTGCTCGCCGGGGTGATCAACGGGCTCTTCATCGCCTACACGCGCATCCCGCCCTTCATCGCGACGCTGGGCATGATGGTGACCGCCCGCGGCATCGCCAAGTGGTGGACCAAGGGTCAGCCGGTCTCCTTCCCCACCGAGAGCTACGCCTCGCTGGGGGCGGGAATGACGCCGGTGCTGATCTTTGCCGGGGTCGCCATCCTCTTCGGGCTCGCGCTGAAATACACCGTCTACGGCAAGCACACCTATGCCATCGGCTCGTCGGAATCCGCGGCGCGCATGTCGGGCATCAAGGTCGCCCGCCACAAGGTGCTGGTCTACACCATCGCCGGCGTGCTCTCGGCCCTCGCCGCCATCGTGCTCAGCTCGAAGAACCTCACCGCGCAGTCGGGCATGGGCGTGATGTACGAGCTCGACGCCATCGCCATGGCGGTGATCGGGGGCATCTCGCTGCAGGGCGGCCGCGGCTCGGTGCTGGGCACGGTTCTGGGCGCGCTGATCTTCGGGGTGATCATCTCGGGGTTCACGTTCCTCAAGCTCGACGCCTACTACCAGGAGATGGTCAAGGGCGCGATCATCGTCGGGGCCGTGGTGCTCGACCAGTGGCGCCAGTCCCGCCATTCGGACCGGATCTGA